From one Candidatus Margulisiibacteriota bacterium genomic stretch:
- a CDS encoding DUF2156 domain-containing protein, translated as ATPNFVSAWSNIMRPDYPTFKTIELSDLPLLSEYLLRYQPEICELSSANLFIWHNFDRGSYTFINNNLCLKINLINDTPYFLEPIGDSLIPETAALCLNETGRLSRVSERLLKQLPLNKVRAHCLRSQNDYIYQTGSLAEYKGGNFDGKRNHVKRFAKLYPNFVYTPIDRSFKPAALALFEKWFAARKETHFFQKLAYNAQRQALENSFNYFSELKLIGGGLQAGGELKSFVIGSPLNSKTIDAHFQYSDPTATGATQTLWQKACTETFPDFTYINFEQDLGIPGLRKSKLSYHPEKIEKKYEVRLKPGVTSLL; from the coding sequence GCCACCCCGAACTTTGTGTCTGCATGGTCAAACATCATGCGGCCTGATTATCCAACCTTTAAAACGATCGAATTGAGCGATCTCCCCTTGCTCAGCGAATATCTTTTAAGATACCAGCCGGAGATCTGCGAGCTCTCGTCAGCCAATTTATTTATCTGGCATAATTTTGACCGCGGCAGCTATACCTTTATCAACAACAATCTATGCTTGAAGATCAACCTGATCAACGATACCCCATATTTTTTGGAACCAATAGGCGACAGTCTGATCCCGGAAACCGCGGCCCTCTGCCTAAATGAAACCGGCCGCCTCTCTCGTGTCTCAGAAAGACTATTAAAGCAACTCCCCCTAAATAAGGTCCGCGCCCATTGCCTGCGAAGCCAGAACGATTATATTTACCAAACCGGCTCACTGGCTGAATATAAAGGGGGCAATTTCGACGGAAAAAGGAACCACGTCAAACGCTTTGCCAAGCTTTACCCAAACTTTGTTTACACTCCAATCGACCGATCGTTCAAACCGGCCGCCTTAGCACTATTTGAAAAGTGGTTTGCCGCCCGCAAAGAGACCCATTTTTTCCAAAAACTCGCCTACAACGCCCAGCGACAGGCGCTGGAAAACAGCTTTAACTATTTCAGCGAATTAAAACTGATCGGTGGAGGGTTACAGGCTGGCGGAGAATTAAAGTCGTTTGTGATCGGCAGTCCCTTGAACTCAAAAACGATTGACGCTCATTTTCAATACAGCGACCCGACCGCCACCGGGGCGACCCAAACCCTCTGGCAAAAAGCTTGCACAGAGACCTTTCCGGATTTCACCTATATCAATTTCGAACAAGACCTGGGGATCCCGGGCCTGCGGAAGTCAAAGCTCTCTTACCACCCGGAAAAGATCGAGAAAAAATACGAGGTCAGGTTAAAACCAGGGGTTACTTCCCTGCTTTGA
- a CDS encoding ferritin family protein: MAGFFHADEVLQGAIKIEENGEELYRSLSEQSDDPVLKELFTSLADQEVGHRELFKAMLKKLGQVTLPESYPDEYHEYLKAFAREHVFTAERKDPRAGLAIALQAEVDSILYYLELKNMVPEADKKVVDQVVEEERRHYLRLLKIKAGK; encoded by the coding sequence ATGGCCGGTTTTTTCCATGCCGATGAAGTCCTGCAAGGGGCGATCAAGATCGAAGAGAATGGGGAAGAGCTTTATCGCTCATTGAGCGAGCAGTCGGACGATCCGGTACTAAAAGAACTTTTTACCTCTTTGGCCGATCAGGAGGTCGGGCATCGGGAGTTATTCAAGGCAATGCTGAAGAAGCTTGGCCAGGTGACCCTGCCGGAGAGCTATCCTGACGAATATCATGAGTACCTCAAAGCGTTTGCCAGAGAGCATGTTTTTACCGCCGAACGGAAGGACCCGCGCGCTGGCCTGGCGATCGCCCTGCAGGCCGAGGTCGATTCGATCCTTTATTATCTTGAGCTCAAAAATATGGTGCCGGAGGCGGATAAAAAAGTTGTTGACCAGGTGGTTGAAGAGGAGCGCCGCCACTATTTACGCTTACTGAAGATCAAAGCAGGGAAGTAA
- a CDS encoding ferritin family protein, with amino-acid sequence MDNLSAEDVVTMAVKMEDNGETIYRRLAKRYEAEELGAVFGRLAEQELLHKSYFEGLLSTVKKDPGQIWFKPDLFEFLKIFAGDYLFIPGNMVGIGSQEFKTKGEALDFAMTSEKDAVLFYGELAKLAPENERVAIAKVIEQEKHHFVLLANEKNNLIKSGGK; translated from the coding sequence ATGGATAATTTATCGGCTGAAGATGTCGTGACGATGGCGGTTAAAATGGAAGATAACGGTGAAACGATTTATCGCCGGCTGGCTAAGAGATATGAGGCTGAAGAGCTCGGGGCAGTTTTTGGCCGTTTAGCTGAACAGGAGTTGCTTCATAAGAGTTATTTTGAAGGATTGCTGTCAACCGTTAAAAAAGACCCGGGACAGATCTGGTTTAAACCCGATCTTTTTGAGTTTTTAAAGATATTTGCCGGCGACTATCTTTTTATACCGGGTAATATGGTAGGGATAGGAAGCCAGGAATTCAAGACAAAAGGAGAGGCGCTTGATTTTGCGATGACTTCCGAAAAAGATGCGGTCCTTTTTTATGGCGAACTGGCCAAGCTGGCCCCGGAAAATGAAAGAGTGGCGATCGCGAAGGTGATCGAACAGGAAAAACACCATTTTGTCCTTTTAGCCAATGAGAAGAATAATCTGATCAAATCCGGGGGGAAGTAA